In Streptomyces sp. NBC_00448, the following are encoded in one genomic region:
- a CDS encoding GH92 family glycosyl hydrolase: MSYSSTSSGSALVSDPASYVDPLIGTGRGGSTVGEINNFPGPSAPFGMMQFSPDTSGSYAGYQYHDDQIRGFSLDHASVGCRAFGDVPILPVTGDVGSTPWNLTEHFTHTGEKAEPGYYAVTLDASGVRAELTASTRTGLAAFTFPQGAAAAQLLVKAGGSLNGDKSADVQVVGDREVTGSATTGDFCGKGNEYTVHYAITFDQPFTAHGTWDGRTVTKGGDSASAPGAGAYLTFGDGGSRTVRAKVSMSYVSVAGAQANMAAEVPGWDLDALHRQTRDQWTRTLRKVRVAGKDADELTTFYTALYHSLMHPNTFNDADGRYIGFDGKVRTLPEGHAQYTNFSDWDTYRSLAPLQAMLFPQQASDMAQSLVNDAEQGGWWPRWPLANAYTGQMTGDNSVPLIANLYAYGARDFDLKTALKYLVKGATTVDTTAGAYQERPGIAEYVERGYAPNDDAAKGDHGHVGASETLEWAIDDFSIAQLADAAGQTSVARTFGRRGQNWQNILDPATGYLEPRGEDGRFPDKPGFQTPGDGQFGQEGYDEGNAAQYNWLVPQDMAGLITSMGGASAATERLDGFFSQLNAGPNAPYMWAGNEIDFGVPWVYNQLGQPWKTQATVREIATTLFSPTPDGEPGNDDLGAQSSWYVWAALGMYPATPGTADLTVHSPMFQRVVLDLPGKAADLDIRAPQAADDAPYVHRLTLDGRTWARTYLPQSVVSHGGRLDFTLSTTPDTHWAASASVASPSYRAGEHDFLATATPNQSTVAPGGAAADLTVHAQRLAGHGHALTVSASPPQGISVTPAGTSLALDRATGSGTVRLAVKAAAGTADGYYEVPLTVRGTGSGGGSPVRLTAIVLVAAEHSLAAEYDNVGTTQDGDHASGDLDGTGSTYSREALAAAGLDGGARTEVSGTSFVWPEAPVGRPDNVVADGQTLALGDSAKTVTRLLFVGSATNGDQRATAQVTFTDGSTAQADLSFGDWTKPGGGSAPVLGNTLVAATDHRNESGGAGPAAYVFATTPFAVPQGKQVASVTLPDNGNLHVFAVGLG; the protein is encoded by the coding sequence TTGTCATATTCCTCCACCTCCTCCGGTTCCGCGCTGGTGTCCGACCCGGCGAGCTATGTGGACCCGCTCATCGGCACCGGACGTGGCGGCTCGACCGTCGGCGAGATCAACAACTTCCCCGGCCCGTCCGCGCCGTTCGGGATGATGCAGTTCTCCCCGGACACGTCCGGCTCCTACGCCGGCTACCAGTACCACGACGACCAGATCCGCGGCTTCAGCCTCGACCACGCCTCCGTCGGCTGCCGCGCCTTCGGCGACGTGCCGATCCTGCCGGTGACGGGCGATGTGGGCAGCACCCCCTGGAACCTCACGGAGCACTTCACGCACACCGGGGAGAAGGCCGAGCCCGGCTACTACGCGGTGACCCTCGACGCGTCGGGCGTCCGCGCCGAGCTGACCGCCTCCACCCGGACCGGTCTGGCCGCCTTCACCTTCCCCCAGGGGGCCGCGGCGGCGCAGTTGCTGGTCAAGGCCGGTGGCAGCCTCAACGGCGACAAGAGCGCCGACGTCCAGGTGGTGGGCGACCGGGAGGTCACCGGCTCGGCCACCACCGGTGACTTCTGCGGCAAGGGCAACGAGTACACCGTCCACTACGCGATCACCTTCGACCAGCCCTTCACCGCGCACGGCACCTGGGACGGCAGGACCGTGACCAAGGGCGGCGACTCCGCGAGCGCCCCGGGCGCCGGGGCGTACCTCACCTTCGGCGACGGCGGCAGCCGGACCGTGCGGGCCAAGGTCTCGATGTCGTACGTGTCCGTGGCGGGCGCCCAGGCCAACATGGCCGCCGAGGTGCCCGGCTGGGACCTCGACGCGCTGCACCGGCAGACCCGCGACCAGTGGACGCGGACCCTGCGCAAGGTGCGGGTCGCGGGGAAGGACGCCGACGAGCTGACGACGTTCTACACCGCGCTCTACCACTCGCTGATGCACCCGAACACCTTCAACGACGCCGACGGCCGCTACATCGGCTTCGACGGCAAGGTCCGCACCCTGCCCGAGGGCCATGCGCAGTACACCAACTTCTCGGACTGGGACACCTACCGCTCGCTCGCGCCGCTGCAGGCGATGCTCTTCCCGCAGCAGGCGAGCGACATGGCCCAGTCCCTGGTCAACGACGCGGAGCAGGGCGGCTGGTGGCCGCGGTGGCCGCTGGCCAACGCGTACACCGGACAGATGACCGGCGACAACTCGGTGCCGCTCATCGCGAACCTGTACGCCTACGGGGCCCGCGACTTCGATCTGAAGACGGCGCTGAAGTACCTCGTCAAGGGTGCCACCACGGTGGACACGACCGCGGGCGCCTACCAGGAGCGGCCCGGCATCGCGGAGTACGTCGAGCGCGGCTACGCGCCGAACGACGACGCCGCCAAGGGCGACCACGGGCACGTCGGGGCCTCGGAGACCCTGGAGTGGGCCATCGACGACTTCTCGATCGCCCAGCTCGCCGACGCCGCCGGGCAGACCTCGGTGGCCCGCACCTTCGGCAGGCGTGGCCAGAACTGGCAGAACATCCTCGACCCCGCCACCGGCTACCTCGAACCGCGCGGCGAGGACGGCCGGTTCCCCGACAAGCCGGGCTTCCAGACCCCGGGCGACGGGCAGTTCGGCCAGGAGGGCTACGACGAGGGCAACGCCGCCCAGTACAACTGGCTCGTCCCGCAGGACATGGCGGGGCTGATCACCTCGATGGGAGGGGCGAGCGCCGCGACCGAGCGCCTCGACGGGTTCTTCTCCCAGCTCAACGCGGGCCCCAACGCCCCCTACATGTGGGCCGGCAACGAGATCGACTTCGGCGTGCCGTGGGTCTACAACCAGCTCGGCCAGCCGTGGAAGACGCAAGCGACGGTCCGGGAGATCGCCACCACCCTGTTCAGCCCCACCCCCGACGGCGAGCCCGGCAACGACGACCTGGGGGCGCAGTCCTCCTGGTACGTGTGGGCCGCGCTCGGCATGTATCCCGCGACGCCTGGCACGGCCGACCTCACCGTGCACAGCCCGATGTTCCAGCGGGTGGTGCTGGACCTGCCGGGCAAGGCCGCGGACCTGGACATCCGCGCCCCGCAGGCCGCGGACGACGCTCCTTACGTCCACCGGCTCACCCTCGACGGGCGCACCTGGGCGCGCACCTACCTGCCGCAGTCCGTCGTCTCGCACGGCGGGCGCCTGGACTTCACCCTGTCCACCACCCCCGACACGCACTGGGCCGCGTCCGCGAGCGTCGCGTCGCCCTCCTACCGCGCCGGTGAGCACGACTTCCTGGCCACGGCCACCCCGAACCAGTCGACGGTGGCGCCCGGCGGGGCGGCGGCCGACCTCACGGTCCATGCCCAGCGGCTGGCCGGGCACGGCCACGCGCTGACGGTCAGCGCCTCCCCGCCCCAGGGCATCAGCGTGACACCCGCCGGCACGTCCCTCGCGCTGGACCGGGCGACCGGCTCGGGCACCGTACGGCTGGCGGTCAAGGCGGCGGCGGGCACCGCGGACGGCTACTACGAGGTACCGCTCACCGTGCGCGGCACGGGAAGCGGCGGCGGCTCGCCGGTGCGCCTCACGGCCATCGTCCTGGTCGCCGCCGAGCACAGCCTGGCCGCGGAGTACGACAACGTGGGCACCACGCAGGACGGCGACCACGCGAGCGGCGACCTCGACGGCACCGGCAGCACCTACTCCCGTGAGGCGCTGGCCGCGGCGGGCCTGGACGGCGGCGCGCGCACCGAGGTGTCCGGGACGTCGTTCGTCTGGCCCGAGGCCCCCGTCGGACGCCCCGACAACGTGGTCGCCGACGGGCAGACCCTCGCGCTCGGGGACAGCGCGAAGACCGTCACCCGCCTGCTGTTCGTGGGCTCGGCGACCAACGGCGACCAGCGGGCCACCGCCCAGGTGACGTTCACCGACGGCAGCACGGCGCAGGCCGACCTGTCCTTCGGCGACTGGACGAAGCCCGGCGGCGGTTCGGCGCCGGTGCTGGGGAACACGCTGGTGGCCGCGACCGATCACCGCAACGAGTCCGGTGGTGCGGGCCCGGCGGCGTACGTCTTCGCCACCACGCCGTTCGCCGTGCCGCAGGGCAAGCAGGTCGCGAGCGTGACGCTGCCGGACAACGGGAACCTGCACGTGTTCGCCGTCGGCCTCGGCTGA
- a CDS encoding heme o synthase has protein sequence MTAVESRPAGVIGTGSGQTNSGHRPPRARVMAFVALTKPRIIELLLITTVPVMFLAADGVPNLWLVLATVVGGYLSAGGANALNMYIDRDIDALMHRTEQRPLVTGMVSPREALVFGIVLSVVSTVWFAVLVNPLSAALSLTAILYYVFVYTLWLKRRTAQNIVWGGVAGCLQVFIGWSAVRNELGWAPFVLFLVLFFWTPPHYWPLSMKVKDDYARVGVPMLPVVAGNQVVARQIVLYSWVMVLTSLTLWWPLGDTSWFYPVVAGALGAFWLKEAHGLHARAKAGVMGAKLKEMRLFHWSITYATLLFVAVAIDPFLH, from the coding sequence GTGACAGCCGTCGAATCCCGACCCGCAGGGGTCATCGGGACGGGCTCGGGACAGACGAACTCCGGGCACCGGCCGCCGCGTGCCCGTGTCATGGCGTTCGTCGCGCTGACCAAGCCGCGCATCATCGAACTGCTGCTCATCACGACCGTTCCGGTGATGTTCCTGGCGGCCGATGGCGTGCCCAACCTCTGGCTGGTGCTGGCGACCGTGGTCGGCGGCTACCTGTCCGCGGGCGGTGCCAACGCGCTGAACATGTACATCGACCGCGACATCGACGCGCTGATGCACCGCACCGAGCAGCGTCCGCTGGTCACCGGGATGGTCTCGCCGCGCGAGGCCCTGGTCTTCGGCATCGTGCTGTCGGTGGTGTCCACCGTGTGGTTCGCGGTGCTGGTCAACCCGCTGTCCGCCGCGCTGTCGCTGACCGCGATCCTCTACTACGTGTTCGTCTACACGCTGTGGCTGAAGCGGCGCACCGCGCAGAACATCGTGTGGGGCGGTGTCGCGGGCTGCCTCCAGGTGTTCATCGGATGGTCGGCCGTGCGCAACGAACTCGGCTGGGCGCCTTTCGTGCTCTTCCTCGTCCTGTTCTTCTGGACCCCGCCGCACTACTGGCCGCTGTCCATGAAGGTCAAGGACGACTACGCCCGGGTCGGCGTGCCCATGCTCCCGGTCGTCGCCGGCAACCAGGTCGTCGCCCGGCAGATCGTGCTCTACAGCTGGGTCATGGTCCTCACCTCGCTCACCTTGTGGTGGCCGCTGGGGGACACCTCCTGGTTCTACCCGGTGGTCGCGGGCGCCCTCGGCGCGTTCTGGCTGAAGGAGGCGCACGGGCTGCACGCCCGCGCCAAGGCCGGGGTGATGGGGGCCAAGCTCAAGGAGATGCGGCTGTTCCACTGGTCCATCACCTACGCCACGCTCCTGTTCGTCGCCGTGGCGATCGACCCCTTCCTGCACTAG
- the tkt gene encoding transketolase — MSKQPTTTDLEWSDLDQRAVDTARVLAMDSVQKVGNGHPGTAMSLAPAAYLLFQKIMRHDPANADWTGRDRFVLSAGHSSMTLYTQLYLAGYGLELADLEALRTWGSKTPGHPEYGHTTGVETTTGPLGQGVANAVGMAMASRYERGLFDPDAPVGTSPFDHTIWAIAGDGCLQEGISAEASSMAGHQKLGNLVLLWDDNHISIEGDTETAVSEDTVKRYEAYGWHVQRVAPKENGDLDVHALHAALLAAKAETERPSFVAVRSIIGWPAPTKQNTGAAHGSALGEDEVRATKEVLGFDPDKHFDVADDVITHTRAVGDRGRDTRAQWEKSFAAWRTANPQRAELFDRIDAAELPEGWQEQLPEFEAGASLATRAASGKVLEALGSVIPELWGGSADLAGSNNTTIDKNSSFLPVGNPLPGADPYGRTVHFGIREHSMAAEMNGITLHGNTRVYGGTFLVFSDYMRNAVRLSALMHVPVTYVWTHDSIGVGEDGPTHQPVEHLASLRAIPGLNVVRPADANETAIAWREIQKRWTKEIGKGAPHGLALTRQGVPTYPVHEDTARGGYVMFEAEGGPAQVILIGTGSEVQLAVGAREELQAAGIPTRVVSMPCVEWFEEQDAAYRESVLPSSVKARVAVEAGIGLTWYRYVGDAGRIVSIEHYGASADGKLLFREFGFTAEAVAAAARESLAAADR; from the coding sequence GTGAGCAAGCAGCCGACGACCACAGACCTTGAGTGGAGCGATCTGGACCAGCGGGCCGTGGACACCGCCCGCGTCCTCGCGATGGATTCCGTGCAGAAGGTCGGCAACGGCCATCCTGGCACGGCGATGAGCCTGGCCCCGGCGGCCTACCTGCTGTTCCAGAAGATCATGCGGCATGACCCGGCGAACGCCGACTGGACCGGCCGCGACCGCTTCGTGCTGTCCGCCGGGCACTCCAGCATGACCCTCTACACGCAGCTCTACCTCGCCGGTTACGGCCTGGAGCTGGCCGACCTGGAGGCCCTGCGCACCTGGGGCTCCAAGACCCCCGGCCACCCGGAGTACGGCCACACCACGGGCGTGGAGACCACCACCGGCCCGCTCGGCCAGGGCGTGGCCAACGCGGTGGGCATGGCCATGGCCTCGCGTTACGAGCGCGGGCTGTTCGACCCGGACGCGCCGGTCGGCACCTCTCCCTTCGACCACACCATCTGGGCGATCGCCGGTGACGGCTGCCTGCAGGAGGGCATCTCCGCCGAGGCGTCCTCGATGGCCGGCCACCAGAAGCTCGGCAACCTGGTGCTGCTGTGGGACGACAACCACATCTCCATCGAGGGCGACACCGAGACGGCCGTCTCCGAGGACACCGTCAAGCGGTACGAGGCATACGGCTGGCACGTCCAGCGGGTGGCCCCGAAGGAGAACGGCGACCTCGACGTGCACGCGCTGCACGCCGCGCTGCTGGCCGCCAAGGCCGAGACGGAGCGGCCGTCGTTCGTCGCGGTCCGTTCGATCATCGGCTGGCCCGCGCCCACCAAGCAGAACACCGGCGCCGCGCACGGCTCGGCCCTCGGTGAGGACGAAGTGCGGGCCACCAAGGAGGTGCTGGGCTTCGACCCGGACAAGCACTTCGACGTGGCCGACGACGTGATCACCCACACCCGCGCGGTCGGCGACCGCGGCCGCGACACGCGCGCGCAGTGGGAGAAGTCCTTCGCCGCCTGGCGCACCGCGAACCCGCAGCGCGCCGAGCTGTTCGACCGGATCGACGCGGCCGAGCTGCCGGAGGGCTGGCAGGAGCAGCTGCCGGAGTTCGAGGCCGGCGCCTCGCTGGCCACCCGCGCCGCCTCGGGCAAGGTCCTGGAGGCGCTGGGCTCGGTGATCCCCGAGCTGTGGGGCGGCTCCGCGGACCTCGCCGGGTCGAACAACACCACCATCGACAAGAACTCGTCGTTCCTCCCGGTCGGCAACCCGCTGCCCGGCGCGGACCCGTACGGCCGGACCGTGCACTTCGGCATCCGCGAGCACTCCATGGCCGCGGAGATGAACGGCATCACGCTGCACGGCAACACCCGTGTCTACGGCGGCACGTTCCTCGTCTTCTCCGACTACATGCGCAACGCCGTCCGGCTGTCCGCGCTGATGCACGTGCCGGTGACGTACGTGTGGACGCACGACTCGATCGGCGTCGGCGAGGACGGCCCGACCCACCAGCCGGTGGAGCACCTGGCCTCGCTGCGCGCCATCCCGGGGCTGAACGTGGTGCGCCCCGCGGATGCCAACGAGACGGCGATCGCCTGGCGCGAGATCCAGAAGCGCTGGACCAAGGAGATCGGCAAGGGCGCCCCGCACGGCCTGGCGCTGACCCGGCAGGGCGTGCCGACCTACCCGGTCCACGAGGACACCGCCCGCGGTGGATACGTCATGTTCGAGGCCGAGGGCGGCCCCGCGCAGGTGATCCTGATCGGCACCGGCTCCGAGGTGCAGCTCGCGGTGGGCGCGCGCGAGGAGCTGCAGGCCGCGGGCATCCCGACCCGGGTGGTCTCGATGCCGTGCGTGGAGTGGTTCGAGGAGCAGGACGCGGCGTACCGCGAGAGTGTGCTGCCGTCCTCGGTGAAGGCGCGGGTCGCCGTCGAGGCCGGCATCGGCCTCACCTGGTACCGCTACGTGGGAGACGCCGGCCGAATCGTCAGCATCGAGCACTACGGTGCCTCGGCCGACGGCAAGCTGCTCTTCCGCGAGTTCGGTTTCACCGCGGAGGCGGTGGCCGCCGCGGCCCGGGAATCTCTCGCCGCCGCAGACCGCTGA
- the tal gene encoding transaldolase: MTDALKRLSDEGVAIWLDDLSRKRITSGNLAELIDQQHVVGVTTNPSIFQKAISQGDGYDGQLKDLAARKLTVEEALRMITTADVRDAADILRPVYDASNHQDGRVSIEVDPRLAHNTVATIAEAKQLAWLVDRPNTLIKIPATKAGLPAITEVIGKGISVNVTLIFSLERYRAVMDAYLSGLEKAKAAGLDLAEIHSVASFFVSRVDTEIDKRLEKIGSDQAKALKGKAAVANARLAYQAYEEVFGTDRWAALERAGANKQRPLWASTGVKDPAYSDTLYVTELVAPNTVNTMPEATLEATADHGEVTGDTVRGGYAQAQADIDALATVGVSYDDVVQVLEDEGVEKFEAAWNELLDSTKAELERLAPSEA; encoded by the coding sequence ATGACAGACGCACTCAAGCGCCTCTCCGACGAAGGCGTCGCGATCTGGTTGGACGACCTGTCGCGCAAGCGCATCACGTCCGGCAACCTGGCCGAACTCATCGACCAGCAGCACGTGGTGGGTGTCACCACCAACCCGTCGATCTTCCAGAAGGCCATCTCCCAGGGCGACGGATACGACGGACAGCTGAAGGACCTCGCGGCGCGGAAGCTGACCGTCGAGGAGGCACTGCGGATGATCACCACCGCGGATGTCCGCGACGCCGCCGACATCCTGCGTCCGGTCTACGACGCCAGCAACCACCAGGACGGCCGGGTGTCCATCGAGGTGGACCCGCGGCTGGCGCACAACACGGTGGCCACGATCGCCGAGGCCAAGCAGCTGGCCTGGCTGGTCGACCGCCCGAACACCCTGATCAAGATCCCCGCGACCAAGGCCGGGCTGCCGGCGATCACCGAGGTGATCGGCAAGGGCATCAGCGTCAACGTCACGCTGATCTTCTCGCTGGAGCGGTACCGCGCGGTGATGGACGCCTACCTGTCCGGTCTGGAGAAGGCCAAGGCCGCCGGCCTGGACCTCGCCGAGATCCACTCCGTCGCGTCGTTCTTCGTCTCCCGCGTGGACACCGAGATCGACAAGCGGCTGGAGAAGATCGGCTCCGACCAGGCCAAGGCGCTCAAGGGCAAGGCCGCCGTGGCCAACGCGCGGCTGGCCTACCAGGCGTACGAAGAGGTCTTCGGCACCGACCGCTGGGCCGCCCTGGAGCGGGCCGGCGCCAACAAGCAGCGCCCGCTGTGGGCCTCCACCGGTGTGAAGGACCCCGCCTACTCCGACACGCTGTACGTCACGGAGCTGGTCGCGCCGAACACCGTGAACACCATGCCCGAGGCCACGCTGGAGGCGACCGCGGACCACGGCGAGGTCACCGGCGACACCGTCCGAGGCGGTTACGCGCAGGCGCAGGCCGACATCGACGCGCTCGCCACGGTCGGCGTGTCGTACGACGACGTGGTGCAGGTACTGGAGGACGAGGGCGTCGAGAAGTTCGAGGCGGCCTGGAACGAACTCCTGGACTCCACCAAGGCCGAACTCGAGCGGCTCGCCCCTTCGGAGGCGTGA
- the zwf gene encoding glucose-6-phosphate dehydrogenase yields MTVGNPLRDPLDRRLPRIAGPSGLVIFGVTGDLSRKKLMPAVYDLANRGLLPPGFALVGFARRQWENEDFAQEVHDAVKEHARTPFREEVWQQLAEGCRFVQGNFDDDKAFEQLKSTIEDLDKARGTGGNFAFYLSVPPKFFPNVVQQLKKHGLSQGTGDSWRRAVIEKPFGHDLASAQQLNQIVHDVFPPNEVFRIDHYLGKETVQNILALRFANTMYEPIWNRSYVDHVQITMAEDIGIGGRAGYYDGIGAARDVIQNHLLQLLALTAMEEPGSFHPKALTAEKLKVLGAVVLPDDLGKYTVRGQYAHAWQGGEEVLGYLEEDGIDPKSKTDTYAAVKLEINNRRWAGVPFYLRTGKRLGRRVTEIAVVFKRAPYLPFESGATEELGENALVIRVQPDEGVTVRFGSKVPGTSTEVRDVTMDFAYGESFTESSPEAYERLILDVLLGDANLFPRHQEVELSWTILDPIEQYWDRHGKPAQYASGTWGPTEADEMLAQDGRSWRRP; encoded by the coding sequence CTGACGGTGGGCAATCCGCTGCGTGACCCGCTCGACCGGCGGCTGCCGCGGATCGCCGGGCCGTCCGGCCTGGTGATCTTCGGGGTCACCGGCGACCTGTCCCGCAAGAAGCTGATGCCGGCGGTGTACGACCTGGCCAACCGCGGTCTGCTGCCGCCGGGCTTCGCGCTGGTCGGGTTCGCCCGCCGCCAGTGGGAGAACGAGGACTTCGCGCAGGAGGTGCACGACGCGGTCAAGGAGCACGCCCGCACCCCCTTCCGCGAGGAGGTCTGGCAGCAGCTCGCCGAGGGCTGCCGCTTCGTCCAGGGCAACTTCGACGACGACAAGGCCTTCGAGCAGCTCAAGTCGACCATCGAGGACCTGGACAAGGCCCGCGGCACCGGCGGCAACTTCGCCTTCTACCTGTCCGTGCCGCCGAAGTTCTTCCCGAACGTGGTGCAGCAGCTGAAGAAGCACGGCCTGTCGCAGGGCACCGGCGACTCGTGGCGGCGCGCGGTGATCGAGAAGCCGTTCGGCCACGACCTGGCCAGTGCCCAGCAGCTCAACCAGATCGTGCACGACGTCTTCCCGCCCAACGAGGTCTTCCGGATCGACCACTACCTGGGCAAGGAGACCGTCCAGAACATCCTGGCGCTGCGCTTCGCCAACACCATGTACGAGCCGATCTGGAACCGGTCCTACGTCGACCACGTGCAGATCACCATGGCCGAGGACATCGGGATCGGCGGCCGGGCCGGGTACTACGACGGCATCGGCGCCGCGCGCGACGTCATCCAGAACCACCTGCTGCAGCTGCTGGCGCTGACCGCGATGGAGGAGCCCGGCTCCTTCCACCCCAAGGCGCTCACCGCGGAGAAGCTGAAGGTGCTCGGCGCGGTCGTGCTCCCCGACGACCTGGGCAAGTACACCGTGCGCGGCCAGTACGCACACGCCTGGCAGGGCGGCGAGGAGGTGCTCGGGTACCTGGAGGAGGACGGCATCGACCCCAAGTCCAAGACCGACACCTACGCCGCGGTGAAGCTGGAGATCAACAACCGCCGGTGGGCGGGTGTGCCGTTCTACCTGCGCACCGGCAAGCGGCTCGGCCGCCGCGTCACCGAGATCGCGGTGGTCTTCAAGCGGGCCCCCTACCTGCCGTTCGAGTCCGGCGCCACCGAGGAGCTGGGCGAGAACGCGCTGGTCATCCGGGTCCAGCCGGACGAAGGCGTGACCGTGCGGTTCGGCTCCAAGGTGCCGGGCACCTCCACCGAGGTGCGGGACGTCACGATGGACTTCGCCTACGGCGAGTCGTTCACCGAGTCCAGCCCGGAGGCGTACGAACGGCTCATCCTGGACGTGCTGCTCGGTGACGCGAACCTCTTCCCGCGGCACCAGGAGGTCGAGCTGTCCTGGACCATCCTCGACCCCATCGAGCAGTACTGGGACAGGCACGGCAAGCCGGCGCAGTACGCGTCCGGCACCTGGGGCCCGACCGAGGCGGACGAGATGCTCGCACAAGACGGCAGGAGCTGGCGCAGGCCATGA